In Lactococcus garvieae subsp. garvieae, the following proteins share a genomic window:
- a CDS encoding galactose mutarotase yields MEITTKDFGLGAHLICLTNKTGDTLSLSNYGARIVDWTVNGKKIVLGFDSTQEYVEKDNYPGATIGRTAGRIKDGQVEIAGKTVQLQQNEAAQTLHGGQDSFESKLWQFEVFQEAEQAKVQFYLTSNDGENGYPGQMQVTVTHSFDENGACSIEYDAVSDKDTVFNPTGHVYFNLSGDVGQSIDNHFLRLGASRFIPLLDKSEVVRGDIAELAGTDLDLRSGKKLSEVFQSTMEQVTLVDGLDHPFLLDEPSIEKEQARLSFEDLSVSVYTDRPSIVIFSANFGESGAVYQGKKEVNHGAITFETQVAPGSQQIPELGDITLKAGEKYYSKTIYKLHKEEKK; encoded by the coding sequence ATGGAAATAACAACAAAAGACTTTGGCTTAGGTGCGCATTTGATTTGTTTAACCAATAAGACAGGAGATACGCTCTCATTGAGCAATTATGGTGCCCGAATTGTGGATTGGACAGTCAATGGTAAGAAAATCGTTTTGGGCTTTGATTCTACACAAGAGTATGTGGAAAAAGACAATTATCCTGGTGCCACAATTGGCCGAACAGCTGGTCGTATCAAAGACGGACAAGTGGAGATAGCGGGAAAGACCGTGCAATTGCAGCAAAATGAAGCTGCGCAAACCTTACATGGAGGGCAAGATTCCTTTGAAAGCAAACTCTGGCAGTTTGAAGTCTTTCAGGAAGCAGAACAAGCAAAAGTTCAATTTTACTTGACGTCAAACGATGGCGAAAATGGTTATCCGGGACAAATGCAGGTGACTGTGACCCACAGTTTTGATGAAAATGGAGCTTGCTCCATTGAATATGATGCCGTTTCAGATAAAGACACGGTGTTTAACCCCACAGGTCATGTTTACTTTAATTTATCCGGGGATGTCGGTCAAAGTATTGACAATCATTTCTTGCGTTTAGGCGCCTCTCGCTTTATTCCTTTGCTGGACAAGAGCGAAGTGGTACGTGGAGATATTGCTGAGTTAGCAGGTACAGATTTAGACTTGCGTTCAGGTAAAAAGCTCTCGGAAGTCTTTCAAAGCACTATGGAGCAAGTGACTTTGGTTGATGGCCTTGATCATCCTTTCCTTTTAGATGAGCCAAGCATAGAGAAAGAGCAAGCACGTTTAAGCTTTGAAGATTTAAGTGTTTCTGTTTATACTGATCGTCCAAGTATTGTCATTTTTTCTGCCAATTTTGGCGAATCTGGTGCAGTGTATCAAGGGAAAAAAGAAGTCAATCATGGCGCAATCACTTTTGAAACACAAGTGGCGCCAGGCAGTCAGCAAATTCCGGAGTTGGGCGATATCACACTCAAAGCAGGCGAGAAATACTATTCAAAAACAATTTATAAACTTCATAAAGAAGAGAAAAAATGA
- a CDS encoding zinc-binding dehydrogenase has protein sequence MMKALYFEEFGESDVLKYGEVPLPQVREDEVLVKTAYIGLNFADIYRRRGGYHIEEHHPYINGYEGSGEIVEGKQKGRKVLFVDVPFANAEYVAVPKEKLIYLPDHIDLKLAASIGLQGLTADFLAHDLGKNQAGDKVFVTGISGGVGQILSQILVADGMEVYGTASSAEKQALALSRGVRQVYPSRTDEWRQTLAIKFDTVYDGVGSTVNKNLELLKNRGRLIFFGMAGGNPPQIDLVKMMSQSKSILTGDLWDFLTSFSERERRSQRLFDYFERGEVETAEAIVFPLSEGKEAHQYLESGKNIGKVLLKP, from the coding sequence ATGATGAAGGCCTTGTATTTTGAAGAATTTGGGGAGAGTGATGTCCTTAAATATGGTGAAGTTCCCTTGCCGCAAGTGCGAGAAGATGAAGTTCTAGTTAAAACAGCATATATTGGTCTCAATTTTGCAGATATTTATCGCCGCCGAGGAGGCTATCATATCGAGGAACACCACCCTTATATTAATGGATACGAGGGCTCTGGTGAAATTGTCGAAGGAAAGCAGAAAGGAAGAAAAGTTCTTTTTGTTGATGTTCCCTTTGCCAATGCCGAATATGTCGCTGTACCTAAAGAAAAGCTGATTTATTTGCCTGATCATATTGATTTAAAGTTAGCTGCCAGTATTGGTCTTCAAGGTTTAACTGCAGATTTCTTAGCGCATGATTTGGGAAAAAATCAAGCAGGGGATAAAGTATTTGTTACGGGAATTAGTGGCGGTGTCGGGCAGATCTTGTCCCAAATTCTTGTGGCAGATGGCATGGAAGTATATGGTACGGCGTCAAGTGCAGAAAAACAAGCTTTGGCTCTTTCTCGTGGTGTGCGTCAAGTCTATCCAAGTCGAACAGATGAATGGCGCCAAACCTTGGCTATTAAATTTGACACGGTTTATGATGGTGTGGGCAGCACTGTGAATAAAAATTTAGAGCTTTTGAAGAACAGAGGACGCTTGATTTTCTTTGGCATGGCAGGAGGAAATCCACCACAAATTGATCTCGTGAAGATGATGTCCCAATCCAAAAGCATCCTAACGGGTGACTTATGGGATTTTTTGACCAGCTTTTCAGAAAGGGAACGCCGAAGTCAACGTCTCTTTGATTACTTTGAAAGAGGAGAAGTTGAAACAGCTGAAGCAATTGTATTTCCCTTATCTGAAGGTAAGGAAGCGCATCAGTATTTAGAGTCTGGAAAAAATATTGGCAAGGTTTTATTAAAACCATAG
- a CDS encoding adenylyltransferase/cytidyltransferase family protein, which produces MTEKTRLGVYFGTFAPFHKGHQQQIYKCAALNDQVLLVVSGYTHDRGDKIGLPLALRYQYLQEAFADEDDIDVAMLDETDLPPMPQGWDAWFTRLFDLLKNYQSQEITFYVGEPEYVTELSARFPQDSHTYKVEMADRQDIKISATEIRAHPLLHWNEINPVFRRHFTKIVGIIGGRQSGKSTLARRLARSFNNAPFAKDIEQAITSAGNQGIIFIDNTLSPDMDLVLLIPSDNDEALLREIAEQGLAEKVVRLDDEETVRDTRAYLGRYYHAIDAISQYTGIQIDRLKY; this is translated from the coding sequence ATGACAGAAAAGACAAGATTAGGCGTTTATTTTGGTACTTTTGCTCCTTTTCATAAGGGGCACCAGCAACAAATCTACAAGTGCGCTGCACTTAATGATCAGGTTCTCTTAGTTGTATCAGGCTATACTCATGATCGAGGGGACAAGATTGGCTTGCCTTTAGCCTTGCGTTATCAGTACTTACAGGAAGCTTTTGCGGACGAAGACGATATTGATGTTGCAATGTTAGACGAAACGGATTTACCTCCGATGCCCCAAGGATGGGATGCTTGGTTTACACGTTTGTTTGACTTATTAAAAAATTACCAGAGTCAGGAAATTACTTTTTATGTGGGAGAGCCGGAATATGTGACGGAGCTAAGCGCACGTTTTCCGCAAGATTCGCATACTTATAAGGTAGAAATGGCTGATAGGCAAGACATTAAGATATCCGCAACAGAGATACGTGCACATCCACTGTTACACTGGAACGAGATCAATCCCGTCTTTCGTAGACACTTCACTAAAATTGTGGGTATAATTGGTGGCAGGCAAAGTGGCAAATCAACCTTAGCCAGACGTTTAGCGCGTTCTTTTAACAATGCCCCTTTTGCAAAGGACATTGAACAGGCTATCACTTCCGCTGGCAACCAAGGTATCATCTTTATTGACAATACCTTATCTCCAGATATGGATCTGGTGCTTTTAATTCCATCGGATAATGACGAAGCGCTTTTAAGGGAGATAGCCGAGCAAGGACTTGCTGAAAAAGTTGTACGTTTAGATGATGAAGAAACGGTGCGTGACACACGCGCTTATCTCGGGCGTTATTACCATGCTATTGATGCGATTAGTCAGTATACAGGGATTCAAATTGACCGTTTAAAATATTAG
- the galT gene encoding UDP-glucose--hexose-1-phosphate uridylyltransferase, which produces MDKYQAIQEFINLAEKNHRIETLDKIYWRNQLLHFLGMNDWDEPQVTEEHEPLILMDQLMTLARENHAFPPEEEEFYEAALMDFISPTPGQINREFWKNYQESPKKATDYFYGLTQEINQVKTRDIAKNIAFNHHSKYGDLEITINLSKPEKDPKAIAAAKLIKDSSYPACALCIENEGLYGGGNKAARSNHRLIRLKLHDEEWGFQYSPYAYYNEHSIVLNNVHKPMKINRRSFSNLLEFLDLFPHYMIGSNADLPIVGGSILTHDHYQAGRHEFPMAKAKLREQVVFKNFPEVAVGIVNWPMSVLRLSSEDKGQLLTLADFILKKWQQYSDTSIDLLAHSADGTPHHTITPIARKRDDAYEMDLVLRDNNVSDTYPDGIFHPHADLHHIKKENIGLIEVMGLAVLPPRLKDELQEVEQYLLGKPHHMKEMHLPWAQELKNQGNFTEENVSEYVREAVGAVFTRVLQDAGVFKDNEAGHAGFKRFIDFINE; this is translated from the coding sequence ATGGATAAATATCAAGCTATTCAAGAATTTATTAATTTAGCAGAAAAAAATCATCGAATTGAAACGCTTGATAAAATATATTGGCGTAATCAATTGCTCCATTTCTTGGGCATGAACGATTGGGACGAACCACAAGTTACGGAAGAACATGAGCCTCTGATTTTAATGGACCAACTCATGACACTTGCGCGTGAAAATCACGCTTTTCCGCCTGAAGAGGAAGAGTTTTATGAAGCGGCACTGATGGATTTTATTAGCCCAACCCCCGGTCAAATTAATCGTGAATTTTGGAAAAATTATCAAGAGAGCCCGAAAAAAGCGACAGACTATTTCTATGGACTGACTCAGGAAATTAATCAGGTTAAGACAAGAGATATTGCAAAAAATATTGCTTTTAATCATCATTCAAAATATGGTGATTTAGAAATCACCATCAATCTCTCGAAACCGGAGAAAGATCCTAAGGCTATTGCTGCAGCTAAATTGATCAAGGATTCCAGTTATCCAGCTTGTGCGCTCTGTATTGAAAATGAAGGGCTTTATGGTGGAGGAAATAAAGCAGCACGCAGCAATCATCGTCTTATCCGCTTAAAACTGCACGATGAAGAATGGGGCTTTCAATATTCGCCTTATGCTTATTATAATGAACACTCCATTGTGCTGAACAACGTGCACAAGCCAATGAAAATTAATCGCCGTTCTTTTAGTAATCTCTTGGAATTTTTGGATTTGTTCCCTCACTATATGATTGGGTCCAATGCTGATTTACCAATTGTCGGTGGCTCTATTTTGACCCATGATCACTATCAAGCAGGACGTCATGAATTTCCGATGGCTAAAGCTAAGTTGCGGGAACAAGTAGTCTTTAAGAATTTCCCAGAAGTAGCTGTTGGTATTGTGAATTGGCCCATGAGTGTGTTGCGTTTGTCTTCTGAGGACAAAGGGCAGCTTCTGACACTTGCGGACTTTATCTTGAAGAAATGGCAACAGTATTCGGATACAAGTATTGATCTTCTTGCGCATTCTGCTGATGGTACGCCACACCATACGATTACACCGATCGCTCGTAAACGTGATGATGCTTACGAGATGGATCTGGTCCTGAGAGATAATAATGTTAGTGACACTTACCCTGATGGAATCTTTCATCCCCATGCCGACCTCCACCACATCAAGAAAGAAAATATTGGTCTGATTGAGGTCATGGGTTTGGCTGTTTTACCTCCAAGATTGAAAGATGAACTGCAAGAAGTGGAACAATACCTCTTAGGGAAGCCACATCATATGAAAGAGATGCACTTACCTTGGGCACAAGAGTTAAAAAATCAAGGAAACTTTACTGAAGAAAATGTCTCAGAGTATGTCCGTGAAGCAGTTGGAGCTGTCTTTACAAGAGTACTGCAAGATGCGGGAGTGTTTAAAGATAACGAAGCAGGACATGCTGGATTTAAGCGCTTCATTGATTTTATAAATGAATAA
- a CDS encoding galactokinase: MTTIVENSKVLTALTNSFEKVFGDTENVEYFFSPGRINLIGEHTDYNGGYVFPASITIGTTGLARLREDTKIRLFSQNFPEAGLIEFDLTEVKEKEDDSWSNYVKGMIVMLQGAGYTIDKGFELLINGEIPTASGLSSSASLELLVGVVLDDLFNLQVPRLELVQLGQKTENEFIGVNSGILDQFAIGFGEVKKAILLDCNTLKYEMVPVELRDYDIVIMNTNKPRALTESKYNERFAETREALKRMQSKLAIESLGELSNEEFDANTDLIGDETLIKRARHAVYENNRTKIAQKAFVAGNLTKFGELLNASHASLKDDYEVTGIELDTLAETAQKQAGVLGARMTGAGFGGCAIALVAHDKVADFEEAVGAEYEKVVGYPASFYVAQIGSGSTKLDVE; the protein is encoded by the coding sequence ATGACAACAATCGTAGAAAACAGTAAAGTTTTAACAGCATTAACAAATAGTTTTGAAAAAGTCTTTGGAGATACAGAAAATGTGGAATATTTCTTTTCTCCAGGACGTATTAACTTGATTGGTGAACATACAGACTATAATGGCGGCTACGTCTTCCCCGCTTCAATCACAATTGGGACAACAGGTCTGGCCCGTTTACGTGAGGATACAAAAATCAGACTTTTTTCACAAAACTTTCCGGAAGCAGGTCTTATCGAATTTGATTTAACTGAGGTCAAGGAAAAAGAGGATGACAGTTGGTCAAATTATGTTAAAGGAATGATTGTGATGCTTCAAGGCGCAGGCTATACCATCGATAAAGGTTTTGAACTACTTATTAATGGTGAAATTCCAACAGCTTCTGGTTTATCATCTTCAGCTTCTTTAGAGCTTTTAGTCGGTGTAGTTTTAGACGACTTGTTTAACTTACAAGTCCCACGTTTGGAGCTTGTGCAACTCGGACAAAAAACTGAAAATGAATTCATTGGTGTCAACTCTGGTATTTTGGACCAATTTGCGATTGGTTTTGGTGAAGTGAAAAAAGCAATTTTGTTGGACTGTAATACTCTTAAATATGAAATGGTACCCGTAGAGTTACGTGATTATGATATTGTCATCATGAATACAAATAAACCACGTGCTTTAACAGAATCAAAATATAATGAGCGTTTTGCTGAAACACGTGAAGCATTGAAACGTATGCAAAGTAAGTTAGCTATCGAATCACTAGGGGAACTTTCTAATGAGGAATTTGACGCTAACACAGACTTGATTGGCGATGAAACCTTGATTAAACGTGCACGCCATGCCGTATATGAAAATAACCGTACTAAAATAGCTCAAAAAGCTTTTGTTGCGGGTAATTTGACGAAATTTGGTGAATTACTTAATGCTTCACATGCTTCCCTCAAAGACGATTATGAAGTGACGGGGATTGAGCTTGATACGCTGGCTGAAACCGCACAAAAACAAGCAGGAGTGTTAGGTGCACGTATGACAGGTGCAGGCTTTGGAGGTTGTGCAATTGCTTTAGTTGCACATGATAAAGTCGCTGATTTTGAAGAAGCAGTTGGTGCGGAATATGAAAAAGTAGTTGGCTACCCAGCAAGCTTCTATGTCGCCCAAATCGGTTCAGGATCAACAAAACTGGATGTGGAGTAG
- a CDS encoding glycoside-pentoside-hexuronide (GPH):cation symporter gives MEGGKMKQRISYALGALGHDTYYAAISVFFIAFVTSQMFAGSEHEDAMIALVTSLVVIIRLVEIVFDPIIGSIIDNTRTRWGKFKPWLVAGGLISSVMIVLMFSDFFGLAKSSNTTLFIIVFIISFVILDAFYSFKDIAFWSMIPALSEKNEERESLGTFARFGSAIGAQGTTILVIPITYGFTQLMTGHHAQGASGWFAFGVIAAIVSGGTALITAWGTQEKDSVIRQQSQKTTTIDVFKALLKNDQLMWLSLSYILFALAYVATTATLILMFTFVLGQAALYSITGIVGFIGSIVLVPLFPALAKKFGRRKVLTGAILSMLIGYAFFIFGSSVPMTILGLIFLTTPYQLVFLSVLMTITDSVEYGQWKNGVRNEAVTLAMRPLLDKIAGAFSNGIFGFVAIAAGMTGSTFDPNKVYGVTTFKLYAFALPAVLMIISLTIYLLKVKLTEKRHKEIVAELENKLK, from the coding sequence ATGGAGGGAGGAAAAATGAAACAAAGAATTTCGTATGCTTTAGGTGCTTTGGGTCACGATACCTATTATGCAGCAATTAGCGTATTCTTTATTGCTTTTGTTACGAGTCAAATGTTTGCAGGAAGTGAACATGAAGATGCAATGATTGCTCTCGTGACATCACTTGTCGTCATTATTCGATTGGTAGAAATTGTTTTTGATCCCATTATTGGGAGCATTATTGACAACACGCGCACGCGTTGGGGAAAATTTAAACCTTGGTTGGTGGCTGGCGGTTTGATTTCCTCTGTGATGATTGTCCTGATGTTTTCAGACTTTTTTGGATTAGCCAAAAGTTCAAATACAACCTTATTTATTATTGTCTTTATCATTTCTTTTGTCATTCTGGATGCTTTTTATTCCTTCAAGGATATTGCCTTTTGGTCAATGATTCCTGCGCTTTCTGAAAAGAACGAAGAACGTGAGTCACTCGGAACGTTTGCGCGTTTTGGTTCAGCTATTGGTGCTCAAGGAACAACTATTCTCGTTATCCCGATTACCTATGGCTTCACTCAACTCATGACGGGCCACCATGCACAAGGTGCATCCGGTTGGTTTGCTTTCGGTGTCATTGCTGCGATTGTTTCAGGTGGGACAGCTTTAATTACAGCTTGGGGGACTCAAGAAAAGGATTCTGTTATCCGTCAACAATCACAAAAAACAACAACTATTGATGTGTTTAAAGCATTATTGAAAAATGATCAGCTGATGTGGTTATCCTTGTCTTATATCTTGTTTGCTTTAGCCTATGTGGCAACAACAGCAACTTTGATTTTGATGTTTACCTTCGTTTTAGGACAAGCTGCACTGTATTCAATTACAGGGATTGTCGGCTTTATCGGCTCTATCGTCTTAGTGCCACTCTTCCCTGCCTTAGCGAAGAAGTTTGGCCGTCGTAAAGTTTTGACAGGCGCAATCCTCTCCATGCTTATCGGTTATGCTTTCTTTATCTTTGGAAGTTCAGTGCCAATGACAATTCTCGGTCTTATCTTTCTGACTACACCCTACCAGCTTGTATTCTTATCTGTTTTGATGACTATCACAGACTCTGTCGAATATGGACAATGGAAAAATGGTGTGCGTAATGAAGCAGTCACTTTGGCAATGCGTCCTTTACTTGATAAAATTGCCGGTGCTTTCTCAAATGGGATCTTCGGATTTGTGGCGATTGCAGCTGGTATGACCGGTTCAACTTTTGATCCTAATAAGGTTTACGGGGTTACAACATTTAAGCTTTATGCTTTCGCTCTTCCAGCCGTTCTGATGATTATCTCACTCACTATTTATCTTCTTAAGGTGAAATTAACAGAGAAACGTCATAAAGAAATTGTTGCTGAACTCGAAAATAAATTAAAATAA
- the galE gene encoding UDP-glucose 4-epimerase GalE, with the protein MTVLVLGGAGYVGSHAVDILVARGYDVAVVDNLVTGHREAVPADVRFYEGDVRDQAFLADVFTKEKDIEGLMHFCAYSLVGESMQKPLMYFNNNVGGAQVILETMEKFGIKHIVFSSTAATFGIPEESPISEKTPQKPINPYGESKLIMEKMMKWQSEATDMTYVALRYFNVAGAKHDGSIGEAHKNETHLIPLILQTALGQREFITIYGDDYNTPDGTCVRDYIDMEDLIEAHIKALEYLKAGGASDQFNLGSSKGYSNLEVLETARRVTGKEIPSQMGERRPGDPDMLVADSTKAGEILDWHVKNNLEYIIENAWKWHSSHPDLYQK; encoded by the coding sequence ATGACAGTCTTAGTACTTGGAGGCGCAGGTTATGTAGGAAGCCATGCTGTTGATATTCTAGTGGCACGTGGTTATGATGTGGCCGTTGTAGACAATCTTGTGACAGGACATCGTGAAGCTGTCCCAGCAGATGTACGCTTCTATGAAGGAGATGTGCGCGATCAAGCTTTTTTGGCTGATGTTTTTACAAAAGAAAAAGATATTGAAGGCTTAATGCATTTTTGTGCCTATTCTTTGGTGGGTGAATCAATGCAAAAACCACTGATGTATTTTAATAATAACGTTGGTGGGGCACAGGTTATCCTTGAAACCATGGAAAAATTTGGTATCAAGCATATTGTCTTTTCAAGTACGGCTGCAACTTTTGGGATACCAGAAGAAAGTCCTATTTCTGAAAAAACTCCACAAAAACCAATTAATCCTTACGGGGAAAGCAAACTCATCATGGAAAAAATGATGAAGTGGCAATCGGAGGCAACTGATATGACTTATGTGGCCCTGCGCTACTTTAATGTTGCAGGTGCGAAACATGATGGCAGTATTGGTGAGGCACATAAAAATGAAACACATCTGATTCCACTCATTTTACAAACGGCTTTAGGACAACGTGAGTTTATCACTATCTATGGGGATGACTACAATACCCCTGATGGTACATGTGTACGTGACTATATTGACATGGAAGATTTGATTGAAGCACATATCAAAGCCTTAGAATATCTTAAAGCAGGCGGTGCTTCGGACCAGTTTAACCTTGGCTCTTCAAAAGGATACTCTAACCTTGAAGTCTTGGAAACTGCACGCCGTGTTACCGGTAAAGAAATTCCATCACAAATGGGAGAACGTCGCCCTGGTGACCCAGATATGCTGGTGGCAGACTCGACGAAAGCTGGAGAAATTTTGGATTGGCACGTGAAGAATAATTTAGAATATATTATCGAGAATGCTTGGAAATGGCATAGCTCACATCCAGATTTATATCAAAAATAG
- a CDS encoding peptidase U32 family protein → MQENYTRPEVLSPAGTLEKLKVAIDYGADAVYIGGQAYGLRSRAGNFTFDEMREGVEYASAHNAKVYVAANMVTHEGNEEGAGEWFRTLRDLGISAVIVSDPALIAICAAEAPGLPIHLSTQSSATNYETLEFWQGLGLERVVLAREVSMEELAEIRKHTSVEIEAFVHGAMCISYSGRCVLSNYMSMRDANRGGCSQSCRWKYDLYDMPFGSERKSIKGEIPEEFSMSAVDMSMIEHIPDMIKNGVNSLKIEGRMKSIHYVSTVSNVYKAAIDAYLESPEKFEAIKSDLVDELWKVAQRELDTGFYYGIPDENKQLFGARRKIPEYKFIGEVVAYDEDSKVATIRQRNVITEGDTIEFYGPGFRHSETTIKNLRLAETGESIDRAPNPMTLLHIDVETPVQPGDMIRKSGAGLINLYEKSGAAKTVRA, encoded by the coding sequence ATGCAAGAAAATTATACAAGACCTGAGGTACTTTCACCTGCAGGCACATTGGAAAAACTCAAAGTTGCGATTGATTATGGCGCAGATGCTGTATATATTGGTGGACAAGCCTATGGCTTACGGTCACGCGCAGGTAACTTTACCTTTGATGAGATGCGTGAAGGCGTAGAGTACGCCTCAGCTCATAATGCAAAGGTATATGTTGCGGCCAATATGGTCACACACGAAGGAAATGAAGAAGGTGCGGGCGAATGGTTCCGTACACTGCGTGATTTAGGAATTTCTGCAGTTATCGTTTCGGACCCTGCATTGATTGCAATTTGTGCAGCTGAAGCGCCAGGTTTACCTATTCATCTTTCTACACAATCTTCAGCAACGAATTACGAAACTTTAGAATTCTGGCAAGGTTTAGGTCTGGAACGTGTCGTTTTAGCCCGTGAAGTTTCAATGGAAGAATTGGCGGAAATCCGTAAACATACATCTGTAGAAATTGAAGCCTTTGTCCATGGTGCCATGTGTATTTCTTATAGTGGACGCTGCGTTCTCTCAAACTATATGAGTATGCGTGATGCCAATCGTGGCGGTTGTTCACAATCGTGTCGTTGGAAATATGACCTTTATGATATGCCTTTTGGTAGTGAGCGCAAATCAATCAAAGGTGAAATTCCCGAAGAATTTTCAATGTCTGCTGTGGACATGAGCATGATTGAACATATTCCTGATATGATTAAAAATGGTGTAAATTCCTTGAAAATTGAAGGACGTATGAAATCTATTCACTACGTTTCGACAGTTTCAAATGTTTACAAAGCGGCCATTGATGCTTATTTAGAAAGTCCGGAAAAGTTTGAAGCTATTAAGTCAGATTTGGTCGATGAACTTTGGAAAGTTGCGCAACGTGAGTTGGATACAGGTTTTTATTATGGTATTCCTGATGAAAATAAACAACTTTTTGGTGCACGTCGTAAAATTCCAGAATACAAGTTTATTGGCGAGGTTGTTGCTTACGATGAGGACAGTAAGGTGGCGACAATTCGTCAACGTAATGTCATCACAGAAGGCGACACTATTGAATTTTATGGACCAGGTTTCCGTCATTCCGAAACAACAATTAAAAACTTACGCTTGGCAGAAACAGGAGAATCCATCGATCGTGCTCCAAATCCAATGACACTTTTACATATTGATGTGGAAACTCCTGTACAACCTGGAGATATGATTCGTAAATCAGGTGCAGGCTTAATCAATCTTTACGAAAAATCAGGTGCGGCTAAAACAGTGCGTGCTTAA
- a CDS encoding MurR/RpiR family transcriptional regulator, with protein sequence MVNQKLSSAEAYTWQVIQEHYDEIPQLSITDLAELAHCSLSTINRTVRKKGFSGYAEFRYSIKEKPLPNINGFSNEVLAAIGKNEEELLRTIHNISAPAIEQAVRAIDQADEIILFARGLSTHAAAEMMKKLQLFHKPVTLHDDYKYMTYYASFVKENSLIINLSLSGETSELIEATEVAKAHGAKILTLTVTEQSPLVRLADVSLIGYKSSLEVNYFDLDVHSRLPLYILVRVLFDAYSIYKKQ encoded by the coding sequence ATGGTTAACCAAAAGTTATCAAGTGCCGAAGCCTACACATGGCAAGTTATTCAGGAGCATTATGATGAAATTCCCCAACTTTCGATTACAGATTTGGCAGAATTAGCGCATTGCTCCTTGTCAACGATTAATCGCACAGTAAGGAAGAAAGGTTTTTCAGGCTATGCCGAATTTCGCTATTCCATAAAAGAAAAGCCCCTTCCCAATATTAATGGATTTTCAAATGAAGTTTTGGCTGCAATTGGTAAAAACGAAGAGGAACTCTTACGTACGATTCATAATATTTCGGCTCCTGCTATCGAACAGGCTGTGCGTGCTATTGACCAAGCAGATGAGATCATTCTCTTTGCGCGTGGTCTTTCCACTCATGCTGCTGCAGAGATGATGAAGAAGCTCCAACTTTTCCATAAGCCAGTGACGCTTCATGATGACTATAAGTATATGACTTATTATGCAAGTTTTGTCAAAGAGAACAGCTTAATCATCAATCTGTCCTTGAGTGGCGAAACTTCAGAACTGATTGAAGCAACGGAAGTGGCAAAAGCCCATGGCGCAAAAATTTTGACCTTGACTGTAACGGAGCAAAGTCCCTTAGTACGTCTCGCAGATGTCTCCCTCATTGGCTATAAAAGTTCTTTAGAGGTGAACTACTTTGATCTTGATGTCCATAGTCGACTGCCCTTGTACATTTTAGTACGTGTCCTCTTTGACGCTTACTCTATTTATAAAAAACAATGA